One stretch of Halobacillus litoralis DNA includes these proteins:
- a CDS encoding Na/Pi cotransporter family protein, producing MEIDVQQMIFEFIGGLGIFLFGLKYMADGLQRSAGDRLRELLDRFTSNPFMGVIAGTVVTILVQSSSTTTVLTVGLVNAGFMTFRQAIGVIMGANIGTTMTAFIIGIDIKDYGLPILAVGAFLLFFFKSKKVVSFGQTVFGLGSLFFGLEVMSGGVKPLRSLQAFQDLTVNMSDNPILGVIVGTLFTVIVQSSSATIGILQTLLGEGLVDLQAAIPVLFGDNIGTTITAVLASIGASVGAKRAAFAHVIFNVLGATVFLILLVPFERYVNWLQTSMDLEPEMTIAFAHGSFNIANTIVQFPFIAVLAWIVIKLVPGKDSEIDHKPQHLDPIFIEQSPSLALDQAKEEVVRMGEYAYKGLEETSLYLNNKQQKHSELAMQIEDALNNLDRKITDYLVDLSQASLSDEESHKHSALMDSVRDLERIGDHFENIIELIDYKNSNKVNLTPQAIEDLNTMFDLTLMTVKQATRSLETMSREEALAVVQKENELDRMERSYRKKHIIRLNEGVCTGQAGIVFVDMISNLERIGDHAVNIAEEVLGEKESL from the coding sequence ATGGAAATCGATGTGCAACAGATGATATTTGAATTCATCGGTGGACTCGGTATCTTTCTATTTGGATTGAAGTATATGGCGGACGGGTTGCAACGTTCTGCCGGGGACCGTTTGAGGGAACTTTTGGACCGATTTACAAGCAATCCTTTTATGGGTGTTATTGCAGGTACAGTCGTTACAATCTTGGTGCAAAGTAGTAGTACAACTACCGTATTGACTGTAGGACTTGTTAATGCGGGTTTCATGACCTTTAGACAAGCGATTGGTGTTATTATGGGGGCCAACATTGGTACAACCATGACAGCATTTATCATAGGTATAGATATTAAGGATTATGGATTGCCAATCCTTGCTGTGGGTGCATTCTTACTATTCTTCTTCAAAAGTAAGAAAGTGGTGAGCTTTGGACAGACTGTCTTCGGTTTAGGATCTCTGTTCTTTGGACTTGAAGTGATGAGCGGAGGGGTAAAGCCACTTCGATCATTACAGGCTTTCCAAGATTTGACGGTGAATATGAGTGATAACCCGATTCTGGGTGTTATTGTAGGTACCTTATTTACAGTTATCGTGCAAAGTTCCAGTGCAACAATTGGGATCTTGCAAACGTTGTTGGGAGAAGGGCTTGTCGATTTACAAGCAGCAATTCCTGTATTGTTTGGTGATAATATCGGGACCACGATTACCGCTGTTCTTGCATCCATCGGTGCAAGTGTAGGGGCGAAGCGAGCTGCATTTGCTCACGTCATATTCAACGTGTTAGGTGCTACCGTATTTTTGATATTACTCGTTCCATTCGAGAGGTATGTGAACTGGTTACAAACATCGATGGATCTTGAACCTGAAATGACCATTGCATTTGCACATGGTTCATTTAACATCGCTAATACAATTGTTCAATTCCCGTTTATTGCAGTCCTCGCATGGATTGTCATTAAATTGGTGCCAGGTAAGGATTCAGAAATTGACCATAAACCACAGCATTTGGATCCGATCTTTATTGAACAATCTCCATCCCTTGCTTTAGACCAAGCAAAAGAAGAAGTAGTTCGTATGGGTGAATATGCTTATAAAGGTCTTGAAGAAACAAGCCTTTATTTGAACAATAAACAACAAAAGCACTCTGAACTTGCTATGCAAATTGAAGATGCTTTGAACAATCTTGACCGTAAAATTACTGATTATCTTGTTGATCTTTCTCAAGCATCTCTTTCAGATGAGGAAAGTCATAAGCATTCCGCACTAATGGATTCTGTCAGAGACTTAGAACGGATTGGTGACCACTTCGAGAATATTATTGAGTTGATTGACTATAAGAACTCAAATAAAGTAAACCTTACTCCTCAGGCGATCGAGGATTTGAATACAATGTTTGACCTTACGTTAATGACTGTTAAGCAGGCAACAAGATCTCTTGAAACAATGAGCCGTGAAGAAGCATTGGCTGTTGTCCAAAAAGAGAATGAATTGGATCGTATGGAACGGAGTTATCGTAAGAAACATATCATCCGTTTGAACGAGGGTGTATGTACAGGACAAGCAGGAATTGTATTCGTAGACATGATCAGCAACTTAGAGCGTATCGGTGACCATGCCGTGAATATTGCTGAGGAAGTTTTGGGAGAAAAAGAAAGTTTATAA
- a CDS encoding superoxide dismutase, whose product MAKFELPELPYAYDALEPTIDKETMNIHHTKHHNGYVTKLNNALEGHADLQDKSLEELLSNNLSVVPEDIRTAVRRNGGGHSNHSLFWTIMSPNGGGEPTGDLSTKINDTFGGFDQFKEKFEETAKGRFGSGWAWLVVNNGDLEVIDTLNQDSPIMEGKTPILGLDVWEHAYYLNYQNRRPDYVSAFWNVVNWEVAKRFDAAK is encoded by the coding sequence ATGGCTAAATTTGAACTACCAGAACTACCTTATGCTTATGATGCGCTAGAACCTACTATTGATAAGGAAACAATGAACATCCACCATACGAAGCACCACAACGGATATGTGACAAAGCTTAACAATGCACTTGAAGGACACGCAGATCTTCAAGATAAATCTTTGGAAGAGCTTCTTTCCAATAATCTTTCTGTTGTACCTGAGGATATTCGCACAGCAGTGCGCCGAAACGGTGGCGGCCACTCAAACCACAGCCTTTTCTGGACAATCATGTCTCCGAATGGCGGCGGTGAACCAACGGGCGATCTTTCTACAAAAATTAACGATACGTTCGGCGGTTTCGACCAGTTCAAAGAGAAGTTTGAAGAAACGGCAAAAGGCCGCTTCGGATCTGGTTGGGCTTGGTTAGTAGTCAATAATGGTGATCTTGAAGTAATCGATACTCTTAACCAAGATTCTCCGATTATGGAAGGTAAAACTCCAATCTTAGGTCTTGATGTTTGGGAGCATGCGTATTACCTGAACTATCAAAACCGTCGTCCTGATTATGTTTCAGCATTCTGGAACGTTGTAAATTGGGAAGTTGCTAAGCGTTTTGACGCTGCTAAATAA
- a CDS encoding MFS transporter translates to MVSKLRVWLSHENVSKDLLLLLLIGGLYSLGIFLSSTFVNIYLWKQSNSYIDIALYNLAIYVLQPLTFIIAGKCAKRIDRVIVLRTGVTVLSLFFLTVLLVGERAATFNIMLGSLLGVGYGFYWLAYNVLTFEITEPDTRDFFNGFLGVLQSLGGMTGPLLAGYIISRLNNFTGYTVIFTISFGLFIIAVLVSFGISRRKAKGNFSFRRIVSERKNNSNWRRILNAHVSQGFREGTFLFAVSIWIFLMTEDELSLGVFNLVYSGFSFLFYFLVSRWVKPRRRKKAILISGLALYLSVLILLFSDTMALLLIYAGIAGIFFPLLYVPYISLTYDVIGKSWNAAEMRIEYIVVREVFLNFGRVLSIVIFLLAITLIPPETGIPYILLIVGGGHFFIYFFVKGIDTQCKESTHN, encoded by the coding sequence ATGGTGAGTAAGCTGCGTGTGTGGCTCAGCCACGAAAATGTATCAAAAGATTTATTGCTGTTACTTCTCATTGGAGGCTTATATTCTCTCGGTATTTTCTTATCCAGTACATTTGTGAATATATACTTATGGAAACAATCCAATAGCTATATTGACATAGCTCTATATAATTTAGCCATTTATGTCTTACAACCCTTAACTTTCATAATAGCGGGAAAGTGTGCGAAGCGAATAGATCGGGTGATCGTATTGAGAACCGGCGTGACCGTACTTTCTTTGTTTTTTTTAACCGTTTTACTTGTCGGAGAGCGGGCTGCCACATTCAATATTATGCTTGGTTCATTATTAGGGGTAGGGTATGGTTTTTACTGGCTTGCTTACAATGTATTGACCTTTGAAATCACCGAACCCGATACTAGGGATTTTTTCAATGGATTTCTTGGTGTGCTGCAATCTCTTGGAGGAATGACCGGTCCGTTACTTGCTGGTTATATCATTTCTAGACTGAACAATTTTACTGGATATACCGTAATTTTCACGATTTCCTTCGGCTTGTTCATCATTGCTGTCCTTGTGAGTTTCGGTATATCGAGAAGAAAGGCTAAAGGGAATTTTTCGTTTCGGCGTATTGTATCAGAGAGAAAGAATAACTCAAATTGGAGACGCATTTTAAATGCTCATGTTTCGCAGGGCTTTAGGGAAGGGACTTTCTTATTTGCAGTCTCTATCTGGATCTTTTTAATGACTGAAGATGAGCTGTCTTTGGGTGTTTTTAATTTGGTCTATTCTGGTTTTTCTTTTCTATTTTACTTTCTTGTCAGTCGTTGGGTTAAACCCAGGCGTAGAAAAAAGGCGATCCTCATATCAGGATTGGCTTTATATTTAAGTGTATTGATTTTACTGTTCAGTGATACCATGGCTCTATTGCTCATCTATGCGGGTATTGCAGGAATATTTTTCCCGTTGCTATATGTGCCTTATATATCTTTGACCTATGATGTTATAGGTAAATCCTGGAATGCTGCTGAAATGAGAATCGAATATATTGTCGTAAGGGAAGTTTTCTTGAATTTTGGCAGGGTTTTGTCCATTGTGATTTTTCTTTTAGCCATTACTCTAATTCCACCAGAAACTGGAATACCATATATCCTGTTAATTGTTGGAGGTGGTCATTTCTTCATCTACTTCTTCGTAAAAGGTATTGACACACAGTGCAAGGAATCGACACATAATTGA
- a CDS encoding peptidoglycan D,D-transpeptidase FtsI family protein, whose protein sequence is MGKKHKNKTKHKSHLSFRLNVVFFVVFLIFAGIILQLGVVQILNGEEAQEEIDRTENTTTSIPVPRGEMYDRYGRVVVDNQPLYSITYTPPKGVQPTDKLQLAGEISKYIDMEYEGKLTDRDLKEYFFLQNQEKVTARIENEDTSELDNGEVYQLQLDSIRDDEIAGYDNQTKEIIAVKKELDKAYALAPHVLKNTDISEREYSVVAEHLAELPGINVTSDWERTYPYDSVFRSYIGSITSKEQGVPRDQLDYFMSLDYSRNDRVGTSGLEQEYEDVLRGTKEKVQYETDKNNNVINSKVIREGEKGKDLVLTIDMDLQERVNKIVQEELETAIRKAPGPNRHLENAVAVVSDPNTGEILAITGQTYNRTPEDGESRFTDTSHQALYNSYMPGSIVKGATVLTGLHEGAVTPNTWINDRPVNIGRSQKSSYTSNIGTVNDIAALQQSSNVYMYFLAMYLGGEYSNNYDMNYLSLKSGTFDNFIFNFNQFGLGVKTGIDFPYEGLGVTGDPGGPGHILDFSIGQFSTYTPMQLNQYVSTIANGGDRMRPRLVKSVHEPSLEDGLGPLYKDYSPEVLNQLEMDESYIERVQEGFRQVAQTNQGTASHVFSKEPFAQYNMAVKTGTAQSFKAVFDENGERTTYKNLLNKTLVGYAPSNDPEIAFSIVSPYLGEEASSTFNISNNIGARIGQAYFELKEERKENGITTNNSTEEAETEE, encoded by the coding sequence ATGGGAAAGAAGCATAAAAACAAAACGAAACACAAGTCACACCTTTCTTTCCGATTGAACGTGGTGTTTTTTGTTGTATTCCTTATATTTGCTGGAATTATACTACAGCTTGGGGTCGTTCAAATTCTTAACGGGGAAGAGGCCCAGGAAGAAATTGACCGTACAGAAAACACAACGACCAGCATACCAGTCCCGAGGGGAGAAATGTATGATCGGTATGGCCGTGTAGTGGTTGATAACCAGCCTTTGTATTCGATTACTTACACACCCCCAAAAGGTGTGCAGCCCACAGACAAGCTGCAATTAGCTGGAGAAATATCTAAGTATATCGATATGGAATACGAAGGGAAGTTAACGGATAGAGATCTTAAGGAGTATTTCTTTCTTCAAAATCAGGAAAAGGTTACGGCCCGTATTGAAAATGAAGATACCTCCGAATTGGATAATGGTGAAGTTTATCAACTTCAACTAGACAGCATTAGAGATGATGAAATTGCTGGCTACGACAATCAAACGAAGGAAATCATAGCCGTTAAGAAGGAATTAGATAAAGCCTATGCGCTTGCACCTCACGTTTTGAAAAACACGGATATTTCTGAAAGGGAGTATTCTGTCGTTGCTGAGCATTTAGCTGAGTTGCCGGGGATAAACGTGACATCAGATTGGGAGCGTACATATCCGTATGATTCTGTTTTCCGCAGTTATATTGGTAGCATCACATCGAAAGAACAAGGGGTTCCGAGAGATCAACTGGATTATTTCATGTCGCTGGATTACAGTCGTAATGACCGTGTGGGAACAAGTGGGCTTGAGCAAGAGTATGAGGATGTCTTAAGAGGCACAAAAGAAAAGGTGCAATACGAAACGGACAAGAACAATAATGTGATTAATTCCAAGGTGATACGAGAGGGAGAGAAAGGCAAAGACCTCGTGCTCACGATTGATATGGATTTGCAGGAAAGAGTCAACAAGATTGTTCAGGAAGAGCTGGAAACAGCAATTCGCAAAGCCCCAGGGCCAAACAGACACCTGGAGAATGCGGTGGCAGTCGTTTCTGATCCGAACACAGGTGAGATTTTGGCAATTACAGGTCAAACCTATAATAGAACTCCTGAAGATGGAGAATCTAGATTCACTGACACCTCACACCAGGCGCTCTATAATTCCTATATGCCTGGGTCCATAGTAAAAGGAGCTACTGTTCTAACGGGGTTACATGAAGGGGCGGTTACACCTAACACATGGATTAATGATAGACCAGTTAACATAGGCAGAAGTCAGAAAAGCTCGTATACTTCCAATATAGGAACAGTCAATGATATTGCGGCTCTTCAACAGTCTTCAAACGTTTATATGTATTTTCTCGCTATGTACTTAGGTGGAGAGTACAGTAACAATTATGATATGAACTATCTGTCTCTAAAGAGTGGAACATTTGACAACTTTATTTTTAATTTTAATCAGTTTGGTCTTGGCGTAAAAACAGGTATAGATTTCCCTTATGAAGGTTTGGGGGTTACTGGTGATCCTGGAGGGCCCGGACACATCCTGGACTTTTCCATCGGCCAATTCAGTACCTATACACCCATGCAGTTAAACCAATACGTATCCACCATAGCAAACGGCGGTGACCGGATGCGGCCAAGATTGGTAAAAAGTGTTCATGAGCCGTCGCTGGAAGATGGGTTAGGTCCATTGTACAAAGATTATAGTCCAGAAGTTTTAAACCAACTTGAAATGGACGAATCTTATATCGAAAGAGTACAGGAAGGGTTCAGGCAGGTGGCTCAAACGAATCAGGGAACAGCCAGTCATGTTTTTTCTAAAGAACCTTTTGCCCAATATAATATGGCTGTAAAAACAGGAACAGCCCAATCATTCAAGGCAGTGTTTGATGAAAATGGTGAGAGAACAACCTACAAAAATCTATTAAATAAAACCTTGGTTGGATATGCACCTTCGAATGATCCGGAAATTGCTTTTTCTATTGTCTCCCCTTATTTAGGAGAAGAGGCCTCGAGTACATTTAATATAAGTAATAATATAGGCGCCCGGATCGGACAAGCGTACTTTGAACTAAAAGAGGAACGTAAAGAGAACGGAATAACTACGAATAATTCAACTGAAGAAGCAGAAACTGAGGAGTGA
- a CDS encoding PstS family phosphate ABC transporter substrate-binding protein has protein sequence MKNFKSLALMLMFILVLGVLAACGGSEEEPTAEEGNTSEEGSEGVSGPIAIDGSSTVFPIMENLTYTYNQKNPDVNVTVNASGSGGGFKKSTVGEIDLSNASRPIKEEEKATAEENGIELKELELAYDGLSVVVSQQNDFVEELTIDQLKQIFLESSDATKWSDINPEWPEEEIKIFSPGHDSGTFDYFNEVILEEEPMKEGSNTTLSEDDNVLVRGIENDPNAIGFFGYAYYAENKDSLKVLGISEGGNEAVKPGPETIQDGSYTPLSRPLFTYVNVNAFKEKAQVRDFVEYTLNNAGKAAEEVGYVALPEDKYQEQLETAKSWAE, from the coding sequence ATGAAAAACTTTAAAAGTTTGGCACTAATGCTTATGTTCATCTTAGTGCTAGGAGTACTAGCAGCTTGTGGAGGATCCGAAGAAGAGCCTACAGCTGAAGAAGGCAACACATCAGAAGAAGGTTCTGAAGGAGTTTCCGGACCAATCGCTATTGATGGTTCTTCTACAGTATTCCCGATCATGGAAAACTTGACTTACACTTACAATCAGAAAAATCCTGATGTGAATGTAACTGTGAACGCTTCTGGTTCCGGCGGTGGATTCAAAAAATCTACAGTAGGTGAGATTGATCTAAGTAACGCTTCTCGCCCTATTAAAGAAGAAGAAAAGGCAACTGCTGAAGAAAACGGCATTGAATTAAAAGAGCTAGAATTAGCTTACGATGGTCTTTCTGTTGTTGTAAGTCAACAAAATGATTTCGTTGAAGAATTGACAATTGATCAATTGAAACAAATCTTCCTAGAATCTTCAGACGCTACTAAGTGGTCTGATATCAACCCAGAATGGCCTGAAGAAGAAATCAAAATCTTCAGCCCTGGACATGATTCCGGTACATTCGACTACTTCAACGAAGTAATTCTTGAAGAAGAGCCGATGAAAGAAGGCTCAAATACTACACTTTCTGAAGATGACAACGTGCTAGTTCGCGGTATTGAAAACGACCCTAACGCTATCGGATTCTTCGGCTATGCTTACTATGCTGAAAACAAAGACTCATTGAAAGTACTAGGAATTTCTGAAGGCGGAAACGAAGCTGTAAAACCAGGTCCTGAAACAATTCAAGATGGTTCTTACACTCCACTTTCCCGACCACTATTCACTTATGTAAACGTGAATGCTTTTAAAGAGAAAGCACAAGTTCGTGATTTCGTTGAGTACACTTTGAACAACGCTGGAAAAGCTGCTGAAGAAGTAGGATATGTAGCTCTTCCTGAAGACAAGTATCAAGAGCAACTTGAAACAGCAAAAAGCTGGGCAGAGTAA
- the pstC gene encoding phosphate ABC transporter permease subunit PstC, with protein MDKGLQSEGKMIDVQQMIERNKNKKSFGERIEKIIPFFLLLCAAVSVLTTVGILFTLLRESIGFFSNVSLIDFYTGTSWSPWSGEYGVAPLIGGTLLITLIATLVAVPLGLMSAIFLSEYANDKVRRVIKPVLEVLAGIPTVVYGYFALTFITPMFQAFIPDLGIFNALSGGFVVGIMIIPMVASLSEDAMNSVPNALREGAYGLGATKLEVVFKVVLPAALSGIIASIVLAISRAIGETMIVTIAAGATPNLTFDPSESIQTMTAFIVQAATGDTTFGSTIYYSLYAVGMTLFVFTLVMNLIAQYISRKFREEY; from the coding sequence ATGGACAAGGGGTTACAATCAGAGGGAAAAATGATTGACGTCCAACAAATGATTGAAAGGAATAAGAACAAGAAAAGTTTCGGGGAAAGAATAGAGAAAATCATTCCTTTTTTCTTGCTTCTTTGTGCTGCAGTTAGTGTCTTAACAACTGTAGGGATATTGTTTACTTTGTTGAGAGAGTCTATTGGCTTCTTTTCCAATGTGTCTTTAATTGATTTTTATACAGGAACAAGTTGGTCACCATGGTCTGGTGAGTATGGAGTCGCTCCATTGATAGGTGGTACGTTACTCATCACTTTGATTGCCACACTTGTAGCTGTACCTTTGGGACTTATGTCAGCCATATTTTTGAGTGAATATGCAAATGATAAAGTAAGACGCGTCATCAAACCTGTTCTTGAAGTATTAGCAGGAATCCCGACGGTCGTTTATGGTTATTTCGCTTTAACGTTCATTACACCAATGTTTCAAGCTTTCATTCCTGATTTAGGAATTTTCAACGCCTTGAGTGGTGGTTTTGTAGTCGGTATTATGATTATTCCTATGGTCGCATCCCTTTCGGAAGATGCAATGAACTCTGTTCCTAACGCTTTAAGGGAAGGAGCTTACGGGTTAGGTGCTACAAAATTAGAAGTTGTATTTAAGGTTGTCCTACCTGCCGCACTATCTGGAATCATTGCATCCATCGTTCTTGCAATTTCAAGAGCTATCGGAGAAACAATGATTGTAACGATTGCAGCAGGAGCAACACCTAATCTGACGTTCGATCCGTCAGAATCAATCCAAACCATGACTGCTTTCATTGTGCAGGCAGCCACAGGGGATACCACTTTCGGATCTACCATTTACTACAGTTTGTATGCAGTAGGAATGACATTGTTTGTTTTTACGCTTGTCATGAACCTTATTGCTCAGTACATTTCTCGTAAGTTCAGGGAGGAATATTGA
- the pstA gene encoding phosphate ABC transporter permease PstA: MLGQNEQNIKKRMEGRVAINKVLMVLFGLATTVGLVFLVLLFYRVLTQGIGYLSLDYILNFPAPYPEEAGIYAGLIGSIFLMVIVAIFAVIIGVATAIYLEEYAPKNKFTDFIRVNIQNLAGVPSIVFGLLGLTFFVYMFNFGYTLIAGGLTMALLILPVIVVAAQEAVRSVPAEIKEASYGMGASKWQTIARVILPAAIPGILTGAIIALSRAIGETAPLIIVGAATAIYTLPDSLLAKYTVMPIQIYNWTGRPQEEWQFVAGAGIIVLLAVLLLMNSIAVLIRNKYQRRL, encoded by the coding sequence ATGCTTGGTCAAAATGAACAAAATATCAAAAAACGTATGGAAGGGAGAGTAGCCATCAACAAAGTCCTTATGGTTCTGTTTGGTCTGGCTACTACAGTAGGGTTAGTCTTCCTAGTCTTGCTTTTTTATCGTGTATTGACTCAAGGAATTGGTTATCTGAGTCTTGATTATATTTTAAACTTTCCAGCACCATATCCAGAAGAAGCTGGTATTTACGCCGGATTAATTGGATCCATCTTCTTAATGGTTATCGTGGCAATTTTCGCCGTCATTATTGGGGTTGCGACCGCGATTTACTTGGAAGAATACGCACCTAAAAATAAGTTCACGGATTTTATCAGAGTAAACATTCAAAACTTAGCTGGTGTGCCATCCATTGTATTCGGTCTATTAGGATTAACTTTCTTTGTTTATATGTTTAATTTCGGGTATACACTTATTGCGGGGGGATTGACGATGGCTTTGTTGATTCTTCCAGTTATTGTAGTAGCTGCTCAAGAAGCTGTCCGTTCAGTTCCAGCCGAGATCAAGGAGGCATCCTATGGCATGGGAGCGTCTAAATGGCAAACTATTGCACGCGTTATTCTTCCAGCTGCAATTCCGGGAATTCTTACCGGTGCCATTATCGCATTGTCCCGTGCAATTGGTGAGACAGCCCCATTAATTATCGTAGGTGCAGCAACGGCCATCTATACTTTACCGGATTCATTACTGGCTAAATACACTGTCATGCCGATTCAGATCTATAACTGGACGGGTAGACCACAGGAAGAATGGCAGTTTGTTGCAGGAGCAGGAATAATTGTTCTCTTAGCTGTGTTGCTACTCATGAATTCGATTGCTGTTTTAATCAGAAACAAATATCAACGTCGTCTTTAA
- the pstB gene encoding phosphate ABC transporter ATP-binding protein PstB — MNKVMEEKTNNKVNQGTTKPEVKKEGIKKEKANSIIEVNDLNLWYGSDQALYEVNMEVPEKQVTAIIGPSGCGKSTFLKTLNRMVEMVPIVKTSGSIKYRDQEIFSSKYKEEYLRTKVGMVFQKPNPFPKSVYDNVAYGPRIHGIKKKEVLDQIVEKSLKGAAIWDELKDRLNENAYGLSGGQQQRVCIARALAVEPDVILMDEPTSALDPISTAKVEELVQELKEKYSIIIVTHNMQQAARISDKTAFFLNGELIEFADTDDLFQNPNDKRTEDYITGRFG; from the coding sequence ATGAATAAAGTAATGGAAGAGAAAACAAATAATAAGGTAAACCAGGGAACAACGAAGCCTGAGGTTAAAAAAGAGGGAATTAAAAAAGAGAAAGCGAATAGCATTATCGAAGTGAATGACTTGAATTTATGGTATGGTTCGGACCAAGCTCTATACGAGGTGAACATGGAGGTTCCAGAAAAACAAGTAACGGCCATTATCGGACCTTCTGGTTGTGGAAAATCTACGTTCTTGAAGACTTTAAACCGCATGGTTGAGATGGTTCCGATTGTAAAGACTTCCGGTTCTATCAAATATCGTGATCAGGAAATCTTCAGCAGCAAGTATAAAGAAGAATACTTGCGTACGAAGGTAGGAATGGTTTTCCAAAAACCAAACCCGTTTCCAAAGAGTGTATATGATAACGTAGCCTATGGACCTAGAATCCACGGCATTAAAAAGAAAGAAGTGTTAGATCAGATCGTTGAGAAAAGTTTAAAAGGTGCAGCGATTTGGGATGAGTTGAAAGATCGTTTAAATGAAAATGCCTATGGTCTTTCTGGTGGTCAGCAGCAGCGTGTATGTATCGCTCGTGCTTTAGCGGTTGAACCGGATGTTATCTTAATGGACGAGCCGACTTCAGCGTTAGACCCTATTTCTACAGCAAAAGTAGAAGAGCTTGTTCAAGAGTTGAAAGAAAAATACAGCATCATTATTGTTACACACAATATGCAGCAGGCCGCGCGTATTTCTGATAAAACAGCCTTCTTCTTAAATGGAGAATTAATTGAGTTCGCTGACACCGATGACTTGTTCCAAAACCCTAACGACAAGCGAACAGAAGACTATATTACTGGACGCTTCGGCTAA
- the phoU gene encoding phosphate signaling complex protein PhoU, producing the protein MSIRVHFEEELEDLKKQIKELAHDAKDSLDRAIYVLYQGDVEAAKKILEDDAAIDRKEEKINDDAILMLAKQQPVARDLRRIIIAIKISSDLERMADHSTNIAKATIHLGENHGIEVDPELREMAILAMDMVDLAIKSFEYEDISLAKKLAEMDDVVDKKYGSIVKEMLEFTAINPQQIQHIMQMAYVARYIERFADHITNIGESIFYLVKGRTYDLNK; encoded by the coding sequence ATGTCAATCCGTGTTCATTTCGAAGAAGAACTCGAAGACTTAAAGAAACAAATTAAAGAGTTAGCTCATGATGCGAAAGATTCACTTGACCGAGCGATTTATGTCCTATATCAAGGGGACGTAGAGGCTGCCAAAAAAATCTTGGAAGATGATGCAGCCATCGATCGTAAGGAAGAAAAGATAAACGATGATGCCATTTTGATGCTGGCGAAGCAACAGCCTGTAGCAAGGGATTTGAGAAGGATTATCATTGCTATCAAAATTTCTAGCGATTTGGAACGTATGGCTGATCATTCGACCAATATTGCGAAGGCAACCATTCACTTGGGTGAAAATCATGGGATTGAAGTAGATCCTGAGTTGCGTGAAATGGCTATCCTAGCTATGGATATGGTGGACCTGGCAATTAAATCTTTTGAGTATGAAGATATTTCGTTAGCGAAGAAGCTTGCTGAAATGGATGATGTTGTAGATAAAAAGTATGGCTCGATTGTAAAAGAAATGTTGGAATTCACCGCGATTAATCCACAACAGATCCAGCACATCATGCAGATGGCTTATGTAGCCAGATATATTGAGAGGTTTGCTGATCATATTACGAACATCGGCGAAAGTATTTTCTATCTGGTAAAAGGAAGAACCTACGATTTGAATAAATAA
- the rpmG gene encoding 50S ribosomal protein L33: protein MRVNITLACTETGDRNYISTKNKRKNPERLELMKYSPRVGKHTLHRETK, encoded by the coding sequence ATGCGCGTAAACATTACACTTGCATGCACCGAAACTGGTGACCGCAATTATATTAGCACAAAAAACAAGCGTAAAAACCCAGAGCGTCTAGAGCTTATGAAATACAGCCCACGCGTAGGGAAGCACACGCTTCACCGTGAAACAAAGTAA